The Aquipuribacter hungaricus genome includes a window with the following:
- the arr gene encoding NAD(+)--rifampin ADP-ribosyltransferase, protein MDDDSEARVPVTYGHHAHVTGPFFHGTRSLVAPGEELVPGRGSNYEADRVSNHVYFTAALETAVWGAELAAALAGEDPAAGHVYVVEPLGPFEDDPNVTDKRFPGNPTRSYRSRDPLRVVREVDGWPGHPPEVLRQMLDSLARLRERGEAVIED, encoded by the coding sequence ATGGACGACGACAGCGAGGCCCGGGTGCCGGTGACGTACGGGCACCACGCCCACGTGACCGGCCCGTTCTTCCACGGCACCCGGTCCCTGGTGGCACCGGGAGAGGAGCTCGTGCCGGGCCGCGGCTCGAACTACGAGGCGGACCGGGTCTCGAACCACGTGTACTTCACCGCGGCCCTGGAGACGGCGGTGTGGGGCGCCGAGCTCGCCGCCGCGCTGGCCGGCGAGGACCCTGCCGCAGGCCACGTCTACGTCGTCGAGCCCCTCGGGCCGTTCGAGGACGACCCGAACGTCACCGACAAGCGGTTCCCCGGCAACCCGACCCGGTCGTACCGCAGCCGGGACCCGCTGCGCGTGGTGCGCGAGGTCGACGGGTGGCCGGGGCACCCGCCGGAGGTCCTGCGCCAGATGCTCGACAGCCTCGCCCGGCTCAGGGAGCGGGGCGAGGCCGTCATCGAGGACTGA